The Chroicocephalus ridibundus chromosome 3, bChrRid1.1, whole genome shotgun sequence genome has a segment encoding these proteins:
- the EIF4A3 gene encoding eukaryotic initiation factor 4A-III codes for MRSREVSRSAAAASAVCEGKASNMSGSAGSGGAAGSARKRLMKEEDMTKVEFETSEEVDVTPTFDTMGLREDLLRGIYAYGFEKPSAIQQRAIKQIIKGRDVIAQSQSGTGKTATFSISVLQCLDIQVRETQALILAPTRELAVQIQKGLLALGDYMNVQCHACIGGTNVGEDIRKLDYGQHVVAGTPGRVFDMIRRRSLRTRAIKMLVLDEADEMLNKGFKEQIYDVYRYLPPATQVVLISATLPHEILEMTNKFMTDPIRILVKRDELTLEGIKQFFVAVEREEWKFDTLCDLYDTLTITQAVIFCNTKRKVDWLTEKMREANFTVSSMHGDMPQKERESIMKEFRSGASRVLISTDVWARGLDVPQVSLIINYDLPNNRELYIHRIGRSGRYGRKGVAINFVKNDDIRILRDIEQYYSTQIDEMPMNVADLI; via the exons ATGCGCAGTCGGGAAGTCtcgcggagcgcggcggcggcatCGGCGGTGTGTGAGGGGAAGGCCTCAAATATGTCGGGGTCGGCGGGGTCTGGCGGGGCGGCCGGCTCGGCGCGGAAGCGGCTGATGAAGGAGGAGGACATGACGAAGGTGGAGTTCGAGACGAGCGAGGAGGTGGACGTGACGCCCACCTTCGacaccatggggctgcgggaggaCCTGCTGCGCGGCATCTACGCCTACG GTTTTGAGAAGCCCTCGGCCATCCAGCAGAGAGCCATCAAGCAGATCATCAAGGGGAGAGACGTGATCGCCCA GTCACAGTCAGGAACCGGGAAGACAGCAACATTCTCCATCTCTGTTCTGCAGTGCCTGGATATACAG GTTCGTGAGACCCAGGCGTTGATCTTGGCACCAACTCGGGAGCTGGCTGTACAGATTCAGAAG GGTCTTCTTGCTCTGGGAGACTACATGAACGTCCAGTGTCACGCCTGCATTGGAGGGACCAACGTGGGTGAAGATATCAGAAAACTGGATTACGGGCAGCATGTTGTTGCTGGCACTCCAGGCCGTGTGTTTG ATATGATTCGTCGTCGAAGTTTAAGGACTCGTGCCATCAAAATGTTGGTTTTGGATGAAGCAGATGAAATGCTCaataaag GTTTTAAGGAGCAGATCTATGATGTGTACAGATACTTGCCTCCAGCTACACAGGTGGTTCTGATCAGCGCCACTTTGCCTCATGAAATTCTGGAGATGACCAACAAATTCATGACAGACCCCATTCGCATCTTGGTGAAACG TGATGAGTTGACCCTCGAAGGAATCAAGCAGTTTTTCGTGGCTGTGGAGAGGGAAGAATGGAAGTTTGACACCTTGTGCGATCTCTACGACACACTCACAATCACGCAGGCTGTCATCTTCTGTAACACCAAAAGAAAG GTAGACTGGCTCACGGAGAAGATGAGAGAAGCCAACTTCACGGTTTCGTCCATGCATGGGGACATGCCACAGAAGGAGAGAGAGTCCATTATGAAAGAGTTCAGATCTGGCGCAAG CCGAGTCCTTATTTCGACAGATGTTTGGGCCAGAGGCCTGGATGTTCCTCAGGTGTCCCTGATCATTAATTACGACTTACCCAACAACAGAGAACTCTACATACACAG AATTGGCCGGTCGGGCAGATACGGCCGAAAAGGTGTAGCCATCAACTTTGTGAAGAACGATGACATCCGCATCCTGCGAGACATCGAGCAGTACTACTCCACCCAGATAGATGAGATGCCCATGAACG TTGCCGATCTTATCTGA